From a region of the Entelurus aequoreus isolate RoL-2023_Sb linkage group LG27, RoL_Eaeq_v1.1, whole genome shotgun sequence genome:
- the LOC133644677 gene encoding uncharacterized protein LOC133644677 — translation MNWDRQLSSILSAADDSVAKMRERLTVLGNAPKREAEYFPFTDKSYAADFGTTTTTVPSLSPPQGLPSLQWADVTSILLQLQTQKQAIESLTMKVGDVEREKQCQQRHIQTLQVEVSRLREDLSQKRRETYDRQGVDQGMEQWIRDAGVDWSSWPRPTPLDVPKESLSSKVCREDLQQLQKEVEQLKMRLRRQEEATMLQEKEARETRRLYQHNCQMVQELTERCRTHSTDLANTTSDCSHTQQEVRRIGATVSELEGEVRRLRERDAVTPARTPPLPNLPATRSRFADEEAARDSDLEDLSSIPSLADISSEELSLLDDLSPHYKPAERRSGESRVKIDFAGDVDDGDQDFESDLSLTDL, via the exons ATGAACTGGGATCGCCAGTTGAGCTCCATTCTGTCAGCAGCAGATGACAGTGTGGCCAAAATGAGG GAGAGACTAACCGTACTAGGGAACGCCCCCAAAAGGGAAGCAG AGTACTTTCCATTCACGGACAAGAGTTATGCTGCAGATTTtggcaccaccaccaccaccgttcCGTCTCTGAGTCCACCACAAGGTCTTCCATCTTTGCAGTGGGCAGACGTAACCTCCATACTGTTGCAGCTCCAGACACAGAAGCAG GCGATTGAGTCTCTCACCATGAAAGTCGGTGACGTGGAAAGGGAGAAACAATGTCAACAACGCCACATACAGACGCTACAAG TGGAGGTGAGCAGGTTGCGTGAAGACCTGAGCCAGAAGAGAAGAGAGACTTATGACCGTCAAGGAGTGGATCAAGGGATGGAGCAGTGGATTAGAGATGCAGGTGTGGATTGGAGCAGCTGGCCCCGACCTACGCCGCTAGACGTCCCCAAGGAGAG TTTGAGCTCCAAGGTGTGCCGAGAGGATCTGCAACAGCTGCAGAAGGAGGTCGAGCAACTGAAAATGCGCCTGA GAAGACAAGAGGAGGCCACCATGCTCCAGGAGAAAGAGGCCAGAGAGACGCGGCGACTGTACCAACATAACTGCCAG ATGGTCCAGGAGCTGACAGAGCGCTGCAGAACTCACAGCACAGACCTGGCCAACACCACCTCCGACTGTTCCCACACACAGCAGGAGGTCCGCCGTATCGG CGCCACCGTGTCGGAACTGGAAGGCGAGGTCAGGCGTCTTCGAGAGCGTGACGCTGTGACGCCGGCGCGCACCCCACCCCTCCCGAACTTACCCGCCACCAGGAGCAGGTTCGCAGATGAAGAGGCGGCGAGGGACTCCGACTTGGAGGACTTGAGCTCGATTCCGAGCTTGGCTGACATCAGCTCAGAGGAGCTGTCCCTGCTGGATGACCTGT CTCCTCATTACAAACCAGCAGAGCGTCGGAGCGGCGAGTCCCGAGTAAAGATTGACTTTGCTGGTGACGTCGACGACGGGGACCAGGATTTCGAATCTGACCTGAGTCTGACTGACCTCTGA